Within Desulfurobacterium thermolithotrophum DSM 11699, the genomic segment TAAATGCAACCTCTGTGTTGGGGGTTGACATCTTTCATAGGAGTTTAAAAATGAAAGACCATCCGATTTTAAAAGCGGCAAGAGGAGAAAAGACCGACTACACTCCTATTTGGATTATGAGACAGGCTGGAAGGTATTCTGAGAGGTACAGAAAGATCAGAGCTCAAGCTGGTAGTTTTATGGAGCTGTGTAAGAATCCTAAACTTGCAGCAGAGGTTACTCTTATTCCAATTGAAGAAATTGGAATTGACGCTGCAATTCTCTTTTCTGATATCTTAGTTCCTCTCGAGAAAATGGGAATAGACGTTAGCTTTGTTGAAGGAAAAGGACCTATTCTCGAGCCAAAGGCTGAAAAGCTCGAAGACGTTGAGAAACTAAAAATTCCAGAGCCTGAAAAAGATCTTCCTTACGTTCTTGAAACGATTCAGCTGATAAAGAAAAGACTTACAGATAGACCTTTAATTGGCTTTTCCGGAGCTCCATTTACTTTGGCAAGTTACATGTTAGAGGGTGGAAGTTCTAAAAACTATATTGCTGCAAAATCTACAATGTGGAATGAGCCAGAGCTTTGGGATGCTCTTATGTCAAAA encodes:
- the hemE gene encoding uroporphyrinogen decarboxylase, which produces MKDHPILKAARGEKTDYTPIWIMRQAGRYSERYRKIRAQAGSFMELCKNPKLAAEVTLIPIEEIGIDAAILFSDILVPLEKMGIDVSFVEGKGPILEPKAEKLEDVEKLKIPEPEKDLPYVLETIQLIKKRLTDRPLIGFSGAPFTLASYMLEGGSSKNYIAAKSTMWNEPELWDALMSKLAETVIEYLSSQIKAGVDLIQIFDSWMGVLSKDDYEKFVFPYTERIVNELKKRYPEIPIIHFGVNAGHLLEVNNRLSVDVIGLDWKTEIPFALERIDKSIQGNLDPVTLFADEKIIEERVRKILIEGLKARGHIFNLGHGILPPTDPKKAKFLVDTVHKVSKELRG